In the genome of Xanthomonas translucens pv. cerealis, one region contains:
- the trmB gene encoding tRNA (guanosine(46)-N7)-methyltransferase TrmB, translated as MTNPFSSAGAKTPPKPFTIAEGHRQVRSFVLRQGRFTPAQQRAFDELWPRFGLDYSGQPRDLDATFGRTAPKVLEIGFGNGEALRFAARHDPARDYIGIEVHAPGVGRVLNALAADASEHVRLYHHDAVEVLEYEIADGALDEVRIYFPDPWHKKRHNKRRLLQPAFAALLVRKLRAGGRLHAATDWADYAEQMWDVLDATAGLVNRAGPRGHVPRPDWRPQTHFETRGQKLGHGVWDLLYDRESGAGNAESEQQPPPASA; from the coding sequence ATGACCAATCCGTTCTCCAGCGCTGGCGCCAAGACCCCGCCCAAGCCCTTCACCATTGCCGAAGGGCACCGCCAGGTGCGCAGTTTCGTGCTGCGCCAGGGCCGCTTCACGCCCGCCCAGCAGCGCGCGTTCGACGAACTGTGGCCGCGCTTCGGCCTGGACTACAGCGGCCAGCCGCGCGATCTCGACGCCACCTTCGGCCGCACCGCGCCGAAGGTGCTGGAGATTGGCTTCGGCAACGGCGAGGCGCTGCGCTTCGCCGCGCGCCACGACCCGGCCCGCGACTACATCGGCATCGAGGTGCACGCGCCCGGCGTGGGCCGCGTGTTGAACGCGCTGGCCGCCGACGCCAGCGAGCACGTGCGCCTGTACCACCACGACGCGGTGGAAGTGCTGGAGTATGAGATCGCAGACGGCGCGCTCGACGAAGTGCGCATCTATTTCCCCGACCCGTGGCACAAGAAGCGCCACAACAAGCGCCGCCTGCTGCAGCCGGCGTTCGCCGCGCTGCTGGTACGCAAGCTGCGCGCCGGCGGCCGCCTGCACGCGGCCACCGACTGGGCCGACTACGCCGAGCAGATGTGGGACGTGCTGGACGCCACCGCAGGCCTGGTCAACCGCGCCGGCCCGCGCGGCCACGTACCGCGCCCGGACTGGCGCCCGCAGACCCATTTCGAGACCCGCGGCCAGAAGCTGGGCCATGGCGTGTGGGATTTGCTGTACGACCGGGAATCGGGAGCGGGCAATGCGGAATCGGAACAGCAACCGCCCCCGGCATCCGCTTAG
- a CDS encoding thiazole synthase: MNAHAPHDTLVIAGKPYRSRLLTGTGKFADLQQTRQATEAAGAEIVTVAIRRSNIGQTPGEPNLLDVLPPQRYTILPNTAGCYTAEDAVRTCRLARELLDGHNLTKLEVLGDQRTLFPDVVETLKAAEILVADGFEVMVYTSDDPILAKRLEDIGCVAVMPLAAPIGSGLGIQNRYNLLEIIDNAKVPIIVDAGVGTASDAAIAMELGCDGVLMNTAIAGARNPVQMASAMRKAVEAGREAFLAGRIPRKRYASASSPIDGLIG; the protein is encoded by the coding sequence ATGAACGCTCACGCCCCCCATGACACGCTGGTGATCGCCGGCAAGCCCTACCGTTCCCGCCTGCTCACCGGCACCGGCAAGTTCGCCGATCTGCAACAGACCCGGCAGGCTACCGAGGCCGCCGGCGCCGAAATCGTCACCGTGGCGATACGCCGCTCCAACATCGGCCAGACCCCGGGCGAGCCCAACCTGCTCGACGTGCTGCCGCCGCAGCGCTACACCATCCTGCCCAACACCGCCGGCTGCTATACCGCCGAAGACGCGGTACGCACCTGCCGCCTGGCGCGCGAACTGCTCGACGGCCACAACCTGACCAAGCTGGAAGTGCTGGGCGACCAGCGCACCCTGTTCCCGGACGTGGTAGAGACTCTGAAGGCCGCCGAGATCCTGGTCGCCGACGGGTTCGAGGTGATGGTCTATACCAGCGACGACCCGATCCTGGCCAAACGCCTGGAAGACATCGGCTGCGTGGCGGTGATGCCGCTGGCCGCGCCGATCGGCTCCGGGCTTGGCATCCAGAACCGCTACAACCTGCTGGAGATCATCGACAACGCCAAGGTGCCGATCATCGTCGATGCCGGCGTCGGCACCGCCTCGGATGCTGCGATCGCGATGGAACTGGGCTGCGACGGCGTGCTGATGAACACCGCCATCGCCGGCGCGCGCAACCCGGTGCAGATGGCCAGCGCGATGCGCAAGGCGGTCGAGGCCGGGCGGGAGGCGTTCCTGGCCGGGCGCATCCCGCGCAAGCGCTACGCCAGTGCCTCCTCGCCGATCGACGGGCTGATCGGCTGA
- the thiS gene encoding sulfur carrier protein ThiS, which yields MNIELNGQVRPLQPHTTIAALLLEEGLAQRRVAVEVNGAIVPRGAHAEHALRDGDRVEIVHALGGG from the coding sequence ATGAACATCGAATTGAACGGCCAGGTCCGCCCGCTTCAGCCCCACACCACCATCGCCGCCCTGCTGCTTGAGGAAGGGCTCGCGCAGCGCCGCGTTGCGGTCGAGGTCAACGGCGCGATCGTGCCGCGCGGCGCGCATGCCGAGCACGCGTTGCGCGACGGCGACCGGGTCGAGATCGTGCACGCGCTGGGCGGCGGCTGA
- a CDS encoding autotransporter outer membrane beta-barrel domain-containing protein, translated as MTSSIRPLRSLLAAAIVLAAAPAFAQQSYSRTVFFGDSLTDAGYYRPLLPASVQAVTGQFTTNPDWVWAQYIADHYHTDGHANGNGQIGDDYAAGNARVGLANPSALGMAPSLATQAGNYLASNGGKADPNALYSVWGGANDLLAVAAGAPAQTTIGNAVTAEVGIVANLQNAGARYVMVTTIPDVGLTPRFRAGGATAMAQGTALAGSYNTALFAGLKSAGLQVIPVDTFHLLQEVIASPSTYGLSNSTGTACQPQITAQSLTCNPTSYVSADAANSYVFADGIHPTGRTHEILAQYALSILEGPRLQQVLSHSAEVTGRARADQVAWHVDGRPEADGMRWWGNLRGDMQRYSHGDLYDGLAPAGLFGVDWSRGEWVFGGFGGFGRVDADFGNRGGDYTQDDSTLGGFAGWYGEHAWVNAQLSYSWLSYDVKRKVNLGVATVEHNGSPDGSNLTAALQGGYEFGEGAFKHGPVAAAIWQKVKRDGYTESNPNSSALGYYDQDVDSLVGRVGWKASLDAGAVKPYLQATYDHQFKKGEQATAWLQTMPDLGAYAVPGLAIDRNYASVVLGARAKVFGLESNVGIAATTGQSRAHDTSLFVNFGGSF; from the coding sequence ATGACTTCGTCCATCCGTCCACTCCGCTCGCTGCTGGCCGCCGCGATCGTGCTCGCCGCCGCGCCCGCGTTCGCGCAACAGAGCTATAGCCGTACCGTGTTCTTCGGCGACAGCCTGACCGACGCCGGCTACTACCGGCCGCTGCTGCCGGCCTCGGTGCAGGCGGTGACCGGCCAGTTCACGACCAATCCGGACTGGGTCTGGGCGCAGTACATCGCCGACCACTACCACACCGATGGCCACGCCAATGGCAACGGCCAGATCGGCGACGACTACGCCGCCGGCAACGCCCGCGTCGGCTTGGCCAATCCCAGCGCGCTGGGCATGGCGCCGTCGTTGGCGACGCAAGCCGGCAACTACCTGGCGTCCAACGGCGGCAAGGCCGACCCGAACGCGCTGTACAGCGTGTGGGGCGGCGCCAACGACCTGCTCGCGGTCGCGGCCGGAGCGCCGGCGCAGACCACCATCGGCAACGCGGTCACGGCCGAGGTCGGCATCGTCGCCAACCTGCAGAACGCCGGCGCGCGCTACGTCATGGTCACCACCATTCCCGATGTCGGCCTCACCCCGCGCTTCCGCGCCGGCGGCGCCACGGCGATGGCGCAGGGCACCGCGCTGGCCGGCAGCTACAACACCGCGCTGTTCGCCGGGCTGAAGAGCGCCGGGCTACAGGTGATCCCGGTGGATACCTTCCACCTGCTGCAGGAAGTGATCGCCAGCCCGTCCACCTATGGCTTGAGCAACTCCACCGGCACCGCCTGTCAGCCGCAGATCACCGCGCAGTCGCTGACCTGCAACCCGACCAGCTACGTCAGCGCCGACGCCGCCAACAGCTACGTATTCGCCGACGGCATCCACCCGACCGGGCGCACCCACGAAATCCTGGCGCAGTACGCGCTGTCGATCCTGGAAGGCCCGCGCCTGCAGCAGGTGCTGAGCCACTCGGCCGAGGTCACCGGCCGCGCCCGCGCCGACCAGGTCGCCTGGCACGTCGACGGCCGCCCGGAAGCGGACGGCATGCGCTGGTGGGGCAACCTGCGCGGCGACATGCAGCGCTATTCGCATGGCGACCTGTACGACGGCCTGGCCCCGGCCGGCCTGTTCGGCGTGGACTGGTCGCGCGGCGAATGGGTGTTCGGCGGCTTCGGTGGCTTCGGCCGCGTCGATGCCGACTTCGGCAACCGCGGCGGCGACTACACCCAGGACGACAGCACCCTGGGCGGCTTCGCCGGCTGGTATGGCGAGCACGCCTGGGTCAACGCCCAGCTCAGCTACAGCTGGCTGAGCTACGACGTCAAGCGCAAGGTCAACCTGGGCGTAGCCACCGTCGAGCACAACGGCTCGCCGGACGGCAGCAACCTGACCGCGGCGCTGCAGGGCGGCTACGAATTCGGCGAGGGCGCGTTCAAGCATGGCCCGGTGGCCGCGGCGATCTGGCAGAAGGTCAAGCGCGACGGTTACACCGAGAGCAACCCGAACTCCAGCGCGCTGGGCTACTACGACCAGGACGTCGACTCGCTGGTCGGCCGCGTCGGCTGGAAGGCCAGCCTCGATGCGGGCGCGGTGAAGCCGTACCTGCAGGCGACCTACGACCACCAGTTCAAGAAGGGCGAGCAAGCCACCGCGTGGCTGCAGACCATGCCCGACCTGGGCGCCTACGCGGTGCCGGGCCTGGCCATCGACCGCAACTACGCCTCGGTGGTGCTGGGCGCGCGGGCCAAGGTGTTTGGCCTGGAGAGCAATGTCGGCATCGCCGCCACCACCGGCCAGAGCCGCGCGCACGACACCTCGCTGTTCGTGAACTTTGGCGGCAGCTTCTAA
- a CDS encoding site-specific integrase, producing the protein MGMALSMAFDAMRKGMTVDLDEVLRRIREQGLRELTLTDVTLPNGTHLGKAQIDTPEDAALFAELLREPASENAARAKPSGWRTGKAKASGPLLSKAIADHLGDLGRAKLHSKTVLESRHSLRLFAGAVGQDLAVSELTADHVRAFFDVVRWWPSNATKRAPYKGLAVMEVVALAQTNQVPEPAAWTVAKHRQRLSVFLVSLVSAGLLASNPLAGIRAIATPDADDTGEPFTDAELKAIFDPVAFPAWAKKYPHRWFGPMLGLYSGARVNEIAQLRVEDIDTIDGVPGFFVRQGGKGQSVKNKNSRRFVPLAKPVIDAGFLVYIDEVRQAGYTQIFPHLPNSTGLGFGRQLSRQFSVYIKRQGITAKGQGFHGFRHTIASRLDEAGVSASAIAAITGHARGQGVLEKFYIDRRSLPDRVATLARFKPPVALPLYRVHYFSSKTKN; encoded by the coding sequence ATGGGGATGGCACTATCGATGGCATTCGATGCCATGCGGAAAGGGATGACCGTGGATCTGGACGAAGTGCTGCGCCGCATTCGAGAACAAGGACTGCGCGAACTCACATTGACCGATGTGACGCTGCCTAATGGCACGCATCTCGGTAAAGCCCAGATCGACACCCCCGAAGACGCAGCATTGTTCGCTGAGCTGTTGCGCGAGCCAGCCAGTGAAAATGCCGCGCGCGCCAAGCCAAGTGGCTGGCGCACAGGCAAGGCCAAAGCATCTGGCCCGCTGTTGTCCAAAGCGATTGCGGATCACTTGGGGGACTTGGGTCGCGCCAAGCTCCACAGTAAGACGGTGCTTGAAAGCCGCCACTCGCTACGTTTGTTCGCGGGCGCCGTTGGGCAGGACCTGGCGGTGTCCGAGTTAACGGCAGACCATGTGCGCGCCTTTTTCGATGTCGTGCGGTGGTGGCCGTCGAATGCGACCAAGCGCGCACCCTATAAGGGTCTTGCGGTCATGGAGGTGGTGGCGCTTGCCCAAACCAATCAGGTTCCCGAGCCTGCTGCCTGGACGGTTGCCAAGCACCGTCAGCGCTTGTCGGTGTTCTTGGTGTCGCTGGTCTCGGCAGGGCTTTTGGCAAGTAACCCGCTGGCGGGTATCCGGGCGATTGCTACACCAGATGCTGACGACACAGGTGAGCCCTTCACCGATGCTGAGTTGAAAGCGATCTTCGATCCTGTCGCCTTCCCGGCGTGGGCCAAAAAGTATCCTCATCGGTGGTTCGGCCCGATGCTCGGGCTTTACTCAGGGGCGCGGGTGAATGAGATCGCGCAGCTTCGAGTGGAGGACATCGACACGATCGATGGGGTGCCAGGGTTCTTCGTGCGACAGGGTGGAAAGGGGCAGAGCGTCAAGAACAAGAACAGCCGCCGTTTTGTGCCGTTGGCCAAGCCGGTGATCGATGCTGGTTTTCTGGTTTATATCGATGAGGTGCGCCAAGCAGGATACACGCAGATCTTTCCTCATCTGCCCAATAGCACCGGACTGGGCTTTGGTCGACAGTTGAGTCGACAGTTTTCGGTCTACATTAAACGTCAAGGGATCACGGCGAAGGGGCAAGGCTTTCATGGCTTTCGCCACACCATTGCGTCGCGTTTGGATGAAGCGGGTGTGTCGGCCTCAGCCATTGCGGCGATCACCGGCCATGCGCGAGGTCAGGGGGTGTTGGAGAAGTTCTACATTGATCGTCGGTCGTTGCCGGATCGTGTAGCGACGTTGGCGCGCTTCAAACCGCCTGTCGCTTTGCCGCTCTATCGAGTGCACTATTTCTCTTCAAAGACCAAGAATTAG
- a CDS encoding H-NS histone family protein, which produces MKNASLSALAAAKEKLAAEIRKLEEQEAQLRQQQSSETYSEIIKLLDQYSGHFSAKQKSEIAALIGVGIAKPKKAASTKKEVAPKYWLPHNQETWSGRGRPPKAFTIWQGSASYKEWKAKHPDEKFPKYPG; this is translated from the coding sequence ATGAAAAACGCGTCTCTAAGTGCCCTTGCCGCTGCCAAGGAAAAATTGGCAGCCGAAATTCGGAAGTTGGAAGAGCAGGAAGCTCAGCTGCGCCAGCAGCAATCGTCCGAAACTTATTCGGAGATCATCAAGCTTCTCGACCAATACAGTGGTCATTTCAGTGCAAAGCAGAAATCAGAGATTGCCGCTCTGATTGGTGTTGGGATAGCCAAGCCGAAGAAAGCTGCTTCCACAAAGAAAGAAGTGGCGCCGAAGTATTGGCTGCCCCACAACCAAGAGACATGGTCAGGGCGTGGCCGTCCGCCTAAGGCTTTCACCATTTGGCAGGGCAGTGCGTCTTACAAGGAATGGAAAGCCAAGCATCCGGATGAGAAGTTTCCTAAGTATCCGGGGTGA
- a CDS encoding type VI secretion system Vgr family protein, with product MWLPTAATALSALLERQTSRLMRLSFPNDDGLSAVLLPEKLVADEALSRDFEYTLTLLSEDAAIPAKSLIGKMATIELVRRDGGPRYFNGYVFEFGRTSTDGGIAHYRMVLRPWMAFLRSRQNSGPLHQKTVAALTDEILGRYRFHDYRLQVGATSDATQTEAMQWQESDANFLHRWWETRGWYYGYEHRADGHTLVLCDDSKQVAPIDGVPLIRYFTEGGPDDDDAIAEWSPARRLAPTRYAVSSFDFKNPRRPSAASIATVNQQGDVPELEIYEDTGAYGFRTVAEGEERAKLSLEEIEAKAKHYESRGNAARLQPNRYFDLVEHFEHDRDPEEDRRFFVVSVHHEVVNNHLGNEPARYSNSAVAVRQKVPWRPGRGYNSLMPRVYGLHTALVVGPAGEEIDCDEYGRVMVQFHNDRVGEYNEKSYCRVRVATPMAGDRFGFVAIPRIGQEVIVQFLDGHPDRPLITGLVPNQEQMPPWELPANKTQTGFLTRSSHGGEYENANAFRFEDKKGDEEVWLHAEKDQRIEVEHDESHWVGNDRKKTIDRDENVQVKRHRTERVDHNETISVGDNRTEDVGIDETIQIGNNRSVTIGGNKVETIALAKAETIGLAKALTIGAAYQTSVGAAMNTTVGLSQSAQIGQNKSTKVGKRYHIDAGDEFVVTVGKSTLVMRSDGTVLINGATFDFTASGPVSINGKDVDIN from the coding sequence ATGTGGCTCCCCACTGCAGCTACAGCGCTCTCCGCTTTGCTGGAACGCCAGACCTCGCGGTTGATGAGACTGAGCTTTCCAAACGACGACGGCCTTTCCGCGGTCCTGCTCCCTGAGAAGCTGGTTGCAGACGAGGCGCTGTCTCGGGATTTCGAGTACACCTTGACGCTCCTCTCCGAGGACGCAGCGATCCCCGCCAAGTCGCTGATAGGCAAGATGGCCACCATCGAGTTGGTGCGCCGCGACGGCGGCCCTCGCTACTTCAACGGCTACGTATTCGAGTTCGGGCGTACCAGCACAGACGGTGGCATTGCGCACTACCGCATGGTGTTGCGCCCGTGGATGGCGTTTCTGCGATCGCGTCAGAATAGCGGCCCTCTGCACCAGAAAACCGTCGCTGCGCTTACCGACGAGATACTCGGCCGCTACCGCTTCCACGATTATCGCCTGCAAGTTGGGGCGACCTCCGATGCGACGCAGACCGAGGCAATGCAGTGGCAGGAATCCGATGCGAACTTCCTGCATCGTTGGTGGGAGACGCGGGGCTGGTACTACGGCTACGAGCATCGAGCAGATGGCCACACCCTGGTGCTCTGCGACGATTCCAAACAGGTGGCACCGATCGATGGGGTGCCGCTCATTCGCTATTTCACCGAGGGCGGCCCCGACGACGACGACGCGATCGCCGAATGGTCGCCCGCGCGCCGGCTGGCCCCCACACGCTATGCGGTGTCGAGCTTCGACTTCAAGAATCCGCGTCGACCCTCAGCGGCAAGTATCGCCACGGTGAACCAGCAGGGCGACGTGCCGGAGCTGGAGATCTACGAAGATACCGGCGCCTACGGGTTCCGGACCGTAGCGGAGGGCGAGGAACGCGCGAAGCTGAGCCTGGAAGAGATCGAGGCCAAGGCCAAGCATTACGAGAGCCGCGGTAACGCGGCCCGCTTGCAGCCCAACCGTTACTTCGATCTGGTCGAGCATTTCGAACACGATCGCGATCCAGAAGAGGATCGCAGATTTTTTGTCGTCAGTGTCCATCATGAAGTCGTCAACAATCACCTTGGCAATGAGCCCGCCCGCTACAGCAATTCCGCTGTTGCCGTTCGGCAGAAGGTGCCTTGGCGACCTGGGCGCGGCTACAACAGCCTCATGCCGCGGGTCTATGGCCTGCACACCGCGCTGGTCGTGGGTCCCGCCGGCGAAGAAATCGACTGTGACGAATATGGCCGTGTGATGGTGCAATTCCACAACGACCGCGTCGGTGAGTACAACGAGAAAAGCTATTGCCGCGTGCGGGTAGCCACACCTATGGCCGGCGACCGTTTCGGCTTCGTGGCGATTCCGCGCATTGGGCAGGAGGTAATTGTTCAGTTCCTGGACGGGCATCCGGATCGTCCTCTGATCACCGGATTGGTTCCCAATCAGGAGCAGATGCCGCCGTGGGAGTTGCCGGCGAACAAGACTCAAACCGGTTTCCTGACCCGATCCAGTCATGGGGGTGAGTACGAGAACGCGAACGCATTCCGCTTCGAGGACAAGAAGGGTGATGAGGAGGTCTGGCTGCATGCCGAGAAGGACCAGCGCATAGAGGTCGAGCACGACGAATCTCACTGGGTAGGTAACGACCGCAAGAAGACCATCGATCGCGACGAGAACGTACAGGTCAAACGCCACCGCACCGAGCGCGTCGACCACAACGAGACGATCTCTGTCGGAGACAATCGCACCGAGGATGTCGGTATCGATGAGACGATCCAGATCGGCAACAATCGCAGTGTCACCATCGGCGGCAACAAGGTGGAAACCATAGCCCTGGCGAAAGCCGAGACAATCGGTCTGGCGAAGGCGCTGACCATCGGTGCCGCCTACCAGACCAGCGTGGGTGCGGCGATGAACACGACCGTTGGGTTGTCGCAGAGCGCGCAGATTGGGCAAAACAAGTCCACGAAGGTCGGCAAGCGTTACCACATCGATGCCGGCGACGAGTTCGTGGTGACGGTCGGCAAGTCCACCTTGGTGATGCGATCGGACGGCACGGTACTCATCAACGGCGCAACCTTCGATTTCACCGCCAGCGGACCAGTCTCGATCAACGGCAAGGATGTGGACATCAATTGA
- a CDS encoding DUF2169 family type VI secretion system accessory protein has translation MEFRNLTPFDALCFSSLAPDDKEHTVVAMKIAYRLEPDSQNPGYLHPLVQDEAPVPLCLADEYYGETGESSVREESDLAPYKPFCDVLVRGHAHAPHGRPSAQWESRLRISRPLPAVPVPEIAPPYGLAPNMAPSPAQLQRWQQEVARAKRELAARSTYEILLDKTLRVSGPRRFRRGLLRRWQLTNPEPVAGVALRWENAWGGRSRVANPAHLEDPRQPPDLLDEVCYSNPLGRGWFEERQFTLAGKDGVNGPEGWFAPQFEYPHAPIDKPCLIRHPDEPIDAFKMTQIAEGYGETPAGFGAVGRAWAPRVHLAGTYDAAWLDHRWPKLPEDFDFGYWNAAPVDQQIPFLAPDARFELTNLVDPYLTREGLAWFDLPCHRPFLLMRLRNGTVAPMPMMTDTVIIDTDTLTLTLTHRMSLPAGTPLRVLEARFETNPAAALVRRATSAPSLVK, from the coding sequence ATGGAATTCCGCAACCTCACCCCGTTCGACGCGCTGTGCTTTTCCTCGCTCGCGCCTGACGACAAGGAACACACGGTCGTGGCGATGAAGATCGCCTATAGACTTGAGCCGGACTCGCAGAATCCGGGGTACCTCCATCCTCTTGTGCAGGACGAAGCGCCTGTGCCGTTGTGTCTGGCCGATGAATACTACGGCGAAACCGGCGAGAGCAGTGTGCGTGAGGAGAGCGATCTGGCACCGTACAAGCCGTTCTGCGACGTGCTGGTTCGAGGCCATGCGCATGCCCCTCATGGACGGCCGAGCGCGCAGTGGGAAAGTCGCCTGCGCATCAGCCGACCGTTGCCGGCGGTTCCGGTGCCGGAAATCGCGCCTCCCTATGGTCTGGCCCCCAACATGGCACCGAGCCCGGCGCAGCTGCAGCGTTGGCAGCAGGAGGTCGCGCGTGCCAAACGGGAACTCGCCGCTCGGTCAACATACGAGATACTGCTCGACAAGACATTGCGCGTCAGCGGGCCACGCCGTTTTCGTCGCGGCCTGCTGCGGCGCTGGCAGTTGACCAACCCCGAACCGGTTGCTGGCGTTGCCCTGCGGTGGGAAAACGCCTGGGGTGGTCGTTCCCGCGTTGCCAATCCTGCGCATCTGGAGGATCCGCGCCAGCCCCCCGATCTGCTGGATGAAGTTTGCTATAGCAATCCGCTGGGCCGCGGCTGGTTTGAGGAACGACAGTTCACGCTTGCGGGCAAGGACGGGGTCAACGGGCCAGAAGGCTGGTTTGCCCCGCAGTTCGAATACCCACATGCGCCAATCGACAAGCCCTGCCTCATCCGGCACCCGGATGAGCCGATTGACGCGTTCAAGATGACGCAGATCGCTGAAGGGTATGGCGAAACGCCAGCCGGATTCGGTGCTGTCGGACGTGCCTGGGCACCTCGGGTGCACCTGGCGGGCACTTATGATGCGGCCTGGCTCGATCACCGCTGGCCAAAGTTGCCGGAGGATTTCGACTTCGGCTACTGGAACGCCGCACCCGTCGATCAACAGATACCGTTTCTGGCGCCGGATGCACGCTTCGAATTGACCAACCTGGTCGACCCCTACCTCACAAGGGAGGGGCTGGCGTGGTTCGATCTGCCGTGTCATCGGCCGTTCCTGCTCATGCGGCTGCGTAACGGCACCGTCGCGCCGATGCCGATGATGACCGATACCGTCATCATCGATACCGATACCCTGACGCTGACCCTGACGCACCGCATGTCATTGCCTGCCGGAACACCGCTTCGTGTCCTGGAGGCACGCTTCGAGACCAACCCCGCGGCGGCATTGGTACGCCGGGCCACCTCCGCTCCATCTCTCGTGAAGTGA
- a CDS encoding DUF4150 domain-containing protein: protein MADNYVARQQSGWRVVYVAPDVCKTPMGSAVVPVPYPVTAELQDAVQVAGSVNANGHPLVVFSMSKVPKTLGDAAGRATGIKSGTVEANCYPKEHSFTVRAEKRPVIRHGDLFWMNGA, encoded by the coding sequence ATGGCCGATAACTATGTGGCGCGCCAGCAGTCCGGCTGGAGGGTGGTGTACGTTGCGCCTGACGTCTGCAAGACCCCGATGGGCAGCGCTGTCGTGCCGGTGCCGTACCCGGTGACCGCGGAGCTGCAGGATGCGGTACAGGTGGCCGGCAGCGTAAATGCCAACGGACACCCCCTTGTAGTGTTCAGCATGAGCAAGGTGCCGAAGACCTTGGGTGACGCCGCCGGTAGGGCGACAGGGATCAAGAGCGGCACCGTTGAGGCCAATTGCTATCCCAAGGAGCACAGTTTCACGGTCCGGGCAGAGAAACGTCCGGTCATCCGTCATGGCGATCTGTTCTGGATGAACGGAGCGTAG
- a CDS encoding ankyrin repeat domain-containing protein: MDQSIRRNIRQAVKQGSETYVQSLCQAQGDIDAAARYAIDVAITSGKESLVDQLVPLLSKSSAVYPLDVAVKAGSVRAVEQLMAFCDAEDDEALVLAARHGHTECVKRLLKECSPLQGDSQALYEAARHGQADVVFQLVLFSDAKAQDSRALIAACRGGYLEVVKHLLPFSSKIQCAQHGFAAAAENNHVDIVEFLIEAGLPDPEDTFSLGLNVAAAKGHEQLVRTLLWAIVRTGQAPRDFGQEAMLTAATNGNASIVKSVLEFANKACYPEAGLFAALQNGHDEVADILVRRVNLDHVRELISDEVIEEKLDNLIAKVEAKKQHRELQSNERQRGAQSNTSSPTEKRAARGARL, from the coding sequence ATGGACCAATCAATTAGAAGAAATATTAGACAAGCAGTGAAGCAGGGAAGCGAGACGTATGTGCAGTCGCTTTGTCAGGCTCAGGGTGACATTGATGCTGCGGCACGTTACGCCATTGATGTGGCGATCACGAGCGGCAAAGAAAGCTTGGTTGATCAACTGGTGCCACTGTTATCGAAATCATCTGCGGTTTATCCGCTTGATGTCGCTGTCAAGGCGGGTTCGGTGCGGGCAGTTGAGCAGCTCATGGCGTTTTGCGACGCAGAGGATGACGAGGCATTGGTGCTTGCTGCCAGGCACGGGCACACGGAGTGCGTCAAACGCCTGCTGAAAGAATGCAGTCCTTTGCAAGGCGACTCTCAGGCGTTGTATGAGGCAGCGCGTCATGGTCAAGCAGATGTGGTCTTTCAGTTGGTCCTTTTTTCAGATGCCAAGGCCCAGGACAGTCGAGCGCTGATCGCTGCTTGTCGGGGAGGCTACTTGGAAGTGGTCAAGCATCTGCTGCCGTTTTCATCCAAAATTCAATGTGCGCAGCATGGCTTTGCGGCGGCGGCAGAGAACAATCATGTCGACATCGTTGAGTTCTTGATTGAAGCCGGTCTTCCAGATCCGGAAGATACCTTTTCGTTGGGGCTGAATGTTGCTGCTGCCAAAGGCCATGAGCAACTGGTGCGGACACTCCTGTGGGCGATCGTCAGAACAGGCCAAGCGCCGCGCGACTTTGGTCAAGAAGCTATGCTCACTGCGGCAACCAATGGCAATGCATCAATCGTTAAGTCCGTTTTGGAGTTCGCGAACAAGGCCTGCTATCCGGAGGCAGGCTTATTTGCTGCACTCCAAAATGGCCATGATGAAGTGGCGGATATTCTGGTTCGCCGAGTGAACTTGGATCACGTGCGCGAATTGATCTCGGACGAAGTGATCGAAGAAAAGCTAGACAATTTGATCGCCAAAGTTGAGGCTAAGAAGCAGCACAGAGAGCTTCAATCCAACGAGCGCCAGAGAGGTGCGCAGAGCAATACGTCAAGTCCAACAGAGAAGCGCGCAGCACGCGGCGCACGCTTGTAA